One genomic region from Dehalobacter restrictus DSM 9455 encodes:
- the mnmE gene encoding tRNA uridine-5-carboxymethylaminomethyl(34) synthesis GTPase MnmE: MDDTIVGLATPAGEGAIHVIRLSGKQAQKILDVCFCPVHQDKWLSDTTFTLHLGNFYDGAMQLDQVLISRMKGPHSFTGEDVYEINCHGGLIPARRIIEACLRQGARLAEPGEFSKRAFLNGKMDLVQAEALIDLISSRTELSADLALLQLGGRLSSRINEVRQDILDILSYIEATIDFPEDEIDDLALKELSEKILNAKENSLEIFKGSKTGKIIREGLSTVIAGRPNVGKSSLLNALLHEERAIVTDIPGTTRDEIHEYIKIGEVLLHLTDTAGIRESDDPVEMIGIERAWKALSMADVILLLLDASEIRSGRLTNEEKTILEEYANKTIVLINKIDLLSSYEFKDTFLSPEVFALAFSVKNRIGFAELEKEILSRVFEGEISVTIDPLLSNIRQIQALENCIHSLEKALEAVYANVPFDLVSIDVRSALEEISLITGHQVQEELLNNIFSRFCIGK; this comes from the coding sequence ATGGATGATACGATTGTCGGCTTGGCTACACCGGCCGGAGAAGGGGCCATTCATGTTATCCGTTTAAGCGGAAAGCAAGCCCAAAAAATATTGGATGTTTGTTTTTGTCCCGTCCATCAAGACAAATGGCTGTCCGACACAACATTTACGCTTCATTTAGGGAACTTTTATGATGGTGCGATGCAGCTTGATCAAGTCCTGATCAGCAGGATGAAAGGGCCTCATTCTTTTACGGGTGAGGATGTTTATGAAATAAATTGTCATGGCGGATTAATACCCGCAAGAAGGATCATTGAAGCCTGTCTTCGGCAGGGAGCGCGCTTGGCAGAACCCGGTGAATTCAGCAAAAGGGCTTTTTTGAATGGGAAAATGGATCTTGTTCAGGCCGAAGCGTTAATTGACTTGATTTCCTCTAGGACAGAGCTATCTGCGGACTTGGCTTTGCTTCAGCTCGGAGGGAGATTGTCCTCCAGAATTAATGAAGTCAGACAGGATATTTTGGATATCCTGTCCTATATTGAAGCAACCATTGATTTTCCGGAAGATGAAATTGATGATTTGGCACTGAAAGAACTGTCTGAAAAAATATTAAATGCTAAAGAAAATTCTTTAGAAATTTTCAAAGGAAGTAAGACCGGTAAAATTATCAGGGAAGGTCTTTCCACGGTAATTGCTGGTAGGCCGAATGTTGGAAAATCCAGTCTGCTGAATGCACTTTTGCACGAAGAAAGAGCGATTGTCACGGATATTCCAGGAACAACCCGGGATGAGATTCATGAATATATCAAGATTGGTGAAGTACTGCTTCACCTTACCGATACTGCCGGAATCCGAGAAAGTGATGATCCAGTCGAAATGATTGGCATTGAGAGAGCCTGGAAAGCGCTTAGTATGGCAGATGTCATTCTGCTCTTGCTCGATGCCTCCGAGATTCGTTCTGGGAGGCTCACGAACGAAGAAAAAACAATTCTTGAGGAATACGCCAATAAAACTATTGTTTTGATTAATAAAATTGATCTTTTGTCTTCTTATGAATTTAAGGATACCTTTCTTTCTCCTGAAGTTTTTGCGCTGGCGTTTTCTGTAAAAAACAGGATTGGCTTTGCTGAACTAGAAAAGGAAATCCTAAGCAGGGTTTTTGAAGGAGAGATATCCGTCACAATTGATCCGTTATTATCGAATATTCGTCAAATTCAAGCTCTGGAAAATTGCATTCACTCTCTGGAAAAAGCCCTTGAAGCTGTCTATGCGAATGTCCCATTTGATCTGGTATCGATCGATGTCCGTTCAGCCCTCGAAGAAATCTCTTTGATTACGGGGCATCAGGTTCAGGAAGAGTTGCTTAATAATATTTTTTCCCGATTCTGTATTGGAAAGTAG